The following proteins are encoded in a genomic region of Flammeovirga pectinis:
- the purD gene encoding phosphoribosylamine--glycine ligase, translating to MKVLILGSGGREHTLAWKIAQSDKLTKLYAAPGNAGTAEVAQNISISVTDFPKLGQFVQEEEIDMLIVGPEAPLVEGVADYFADNEKLSHVKVIGPKKAGALLEGSKDYSKKFMVRHNIPAGASKTFTLETLESGYAFLELQKPPYVLKADGLAAGKGVLIINSLEEAKNSLKEMLSGQFGEASKSVLVEQFLDGIELSVFVITDGKNYVTLPEAKDYKRIGEGDTGLNTGGMGAISPVPFADAAFMAEIDKAIVKPTIDGLTKDGIDYVGFIFFGLIKVDGKPFVIEYNARMGDPETEVVIPRVKSDLLEILDLAGQGKLDQAKIEFEDCVTSTVMLVSGGYPEKYQNGKEITKVDTVEDVLPFHAGTTFSELGEVITNGGRVMALTGKGATMNEALAKSFAAAEAVQFDKKYYRKDIGFDL from the coding sequence ATGAAAGTACTCATTCTTGGCTCGGGAGGCAGAGAACACACGCTAGCGTGGAAAATTGCCCAAAGCGACAAGCTAACAAAACTATATGCAGCACCAGGTAACGCAGGTACCGCAGAAGTCGCACAAAATATCAGTATTTCGGTTACTGATTTCCCTAAACTTGGACAATTTGTTCAAGAAGAAGAGATCGACATGTTAATTGTTGGTCCCGAAGCTCCACTTGTAGAAGGAGTTGCTGATTACTTTGCTGACAACGAGAAATTATCTCATGTTAAAGTAATTGGACCTAAAAAAGCAGGAGCATTATTAGAAGGAAGTAAAGACTACTCTAAAAAATTTATGGTTCGCCATAACATCCCTGCCGGTGCATCTAAAACATTTACATTAGAAACATTAGAAAGTGGATATGCATTTTTAGAATTGCAGAAGCCTCCTTATGTCTTAAAAGCAGATGGATTAGCAGCTGGTAAAGGAGTTTTAATTATTAACTCTTTAGAAGAAGCTAAAAACAGTCTTAAAGAAATGCTAAGCGGGCAATTTGGTGAAGCATCTAAATCTGTTCTTGTTGAACAATTTTTAGATGGCATCGAATTATCTGTTTTTGTAATTACAGACGGTAAGAACTATGTTACTTTACCAGAAGCAAAAGATTACAAAAGAATTGGTGAAGGTGATACTGGTTTAAATACTGGTGGAATGGGAGCTATCTCTCCAGTGCCATTTGCTGATGCTGCTTTTATGGCAGAAATTGATAAAGCTATTGTAAAACCTACAATCGATGGTCTTACAAAAGATGGTATCGATTATGTTGGTTTTATCTTCTTTGGATTAATTAAAGTAGATGGAAAACCTTTTGTTATTGAATACAATGCAAGAATGGGTGATCCAGAAACAGAAGTAGTCATTCCTAGAGTAAAAAGTGATCTTCTTGAAATTCTTGACTTAGCAGGACAAGGTAAACTTGACCAAGCAAAAATTGAGTTTGAAGATTGCGTTACAAGTACTGTTATGCTGGTTTCTGGTGGATACCCTGAAAAGTATCAGAACGGAAAAGAAATTACTAAAGTTGATACTGTGGAAGATGTATTACCTTTCCATGCGGGTACAACATTTAGTGAACTTGGCGAAGTTATCACAAATGGTGGTAGAGTAATGGCATTAACAGGAAAAGGAGCGACAATGAATGAAGCATTAGCTAAATCATTTGCAGCTGCCGAAGCTGTTCAGTTCGACAAGAAATATTATCGTAAAGATATTGGCTTCGATTTATAA
- a CDS encoding 5-(carboxyamino)imidazole ribonucleotide synthase, producing the protein MKKIGVLGGGQLGRMMIQSSMNLNIHVKTLDADPNAPCKAMAHEFVQGSLNDYDTVMNFAKDIDVLTIEIENVNADALIEIEKQGTTVYPKPHHIQLIQDKRIQKQFYADNNIPTSPFVLVDSKEDLDQHKDLLPAVMKIGKGGYDGRGVQVMKTENDFSKGFDGPSVFEKMVDIDKEISIIAARNPSGEIKTFPAVEIVYHESNLVDYLLSPANISKEVENKVKEISIDLLNKLDYVGLLAIEFFVDNEGNVIVNEVAPRTHNSGHQTIEGNITSQFEQHVRAILDFPLGDTKRRSPSAMVNVLGEKGYTGEAIYKGIDEILKLSGVYIHLYEKHITKPERKMGHITIIADDKDELLRKVELVKKYFKVIA; encoded by the coding sequence ATGAAAAAGATCGGTGTTTTAGGTGGAGGTCAATTAGGAAGAATGATGATTCAGTCTTCTATGAACTTAAATATTCATGTTAAAACATTGGATGCAGATCCAAATGCTCCATGTAAAGCAATGGCGCATGAATTTGTTCAAGGCTCTCTCAATGATTATGATACAGTCATGAATTTTGCGAAAGATATTGATGTATTAACCATCGAAATCGAAAACGTAAATGCAGATGCGTTAATTGAAATTGAAAAACAAGGAACAACTGTTTATCCAAAACCTCATCATATTCAATTAATTCAAGATAAACGTATTCAGAAACAATTTTACGCTGATAATAATATCCCAACCTCTCCTTTTGTCTTAGTAGATTCAAAAGAAGATTTAGATCAACATAAAGACCTATTACCGGCAGTAATGAAAATAGGTAAAGGTGGCTATGACGGTAGAGGTGTTCAGGTAATGAAAACTGAAAACGATTTTTCTAAGGGGTTTGATGGACCTTCAGTTTTTGAAAAAATGGTTGATATTGATAAAGAAATATCAATTATTGCAGCAAGAAACCCTAGTGGTGAAATTAAAACATTCCCTGCTGTAGAGATTGTTTACCATGAAAGTAACCTTGTAGATTATTTACTTTCTCCTGCGAATATCAGTAAAGAGGTAGAAAATAAAGTCAAAGAAATTTCTATAGACTTATTAAATAAGTTAGACTACGTTGGTTTATTGGCTATTGAGTTTTTTGTTGATAATGAAGGAAATGTTATTGTTAATGAGGTTGCTCCTAGAACGCATAACAGTGGACATCAGACAATAGAAGGCAATATTACTTCTCAGTTTGAACAACACGTTAGAGCTATTTTAGACTTCCCCTTAGGTGATACAAAAAGACGTAGCCCGTCTGCAATGGTAAATGTTCTTGGCGAAAAAGGATATACTGGAGAAGCTATTTATAAAGGAATTGATGAAATTCTTAAACTCTCGGGTGTTTACATTCATCTCTATGAAAAACACATTACTAAGCCCGAACGAAAGATGGGGCATATTACTATAATTGCTGATGATAAAGATGAGTTACTCAGAAAAGTAGAGCTCGTTAAAAAGTACTTTAAAGTGATAGCATAA
- a CDS encoding WG repeat-containing protein: MSKKFLTILFYLIPFFSFSQTIYPVCKDGKWGGTSGTEVIIPIEYQFITPLSNGTYFRVGQNNKIGVINTTGKIILPIAYDRVEFIKDDTFVGWNNTDCFLIDNNNTHLSKPYSNLAPFANLIKSYSGDQLGIIDINGKELITPKFDDITLTETSIFITSKGNFKGFLNSNCEEQVTPNYQKIDIIESNLLIATIKGSPALDYIVIDSVGTITSKKTFNSLKDFKRFQIQNILKYQCLEVKKGNYKTPQWVDVLNDYYLVAPTGKVLLNGLSFFYIKENNSKNIVIGRREEKDGTLNYYLIDQQKGTILFKDHFKDIVLEDFSHSNWARISIDTLWDNLININGAIKRQITDEANQYSIETIGNFYDNVAYFKSKDGFYGFIDENAEIITAPIYTLASDFNNGYAIVKKFDKFGLVYTDGTIQIPIEYDGIGYNKGGWLKIKEGEGSIGKWGIIDITGKEIIPTIYDEIQIDATGANIKSKGRWGRYSKTNKWSFTPKLNVNILEPFENGIAKIKRKQIIDPIDRKTITGYKYVGYIKEDGTVLIPPVYTDIIGFERAWKDKEGLALIEKRSSSGFVNYNGEIALTPEYIQSSGFPEVWTIHKGIAKARTIEGKQTFIDYNGKEVIQPEFDFIADNFQEIWMDSSGVAIAELDNKKGLIDYEGKRACPLIYDQLFAVNDKQFVAKKDNKWGLINYKGDTLISFKYNNSAPIHQTQYIKFIKDSTVVYSINKDGQWSVKNTTTPLNSNRIEKMNTTEFKNYKFHFIGNNYAIVSKKGDSKLQGVINEKGKVIVKLNFKKIKPFENGLAVAQKNGKTAKDRKYGFIDKSGKWVIAPTYNIAKSFSNEIAPVCIKNKWGYINQKGELIIPIQFNSATSFKGDYATVNTSSIINTKGEILGKLSAGEELFMSDTSGCIIKGIGYMQHTSHSGVALYSKKFDEVTPFNSAGIAFVKTGEVWELTRKINDSSIKKRFSRLQMEIYLEKYGAHRKVVSLTGDVAKDLEFEKVINGTWRMIGKDGQPLNTVNFTRVSHNQEVFNVTISNLEHIINEKNSIVNDNYFLGTLKAANDKVILFESGNTLLVD; encoded by the coding sequence ATGTCAAAAAAATTCTTAACTATCTTATTCTATTTAATTCCATTTTTTAGTTTTTCTCAAACTATTTATCCAGTCTGTAAAGATGGGAAATGGGGAGGTACATCAGGAACTGAAGTAATAATACCAATAGAATATCAATTTATTACTCCTCTTTCTAATGGTACTTATTTTAGAGTGGGGCAGAATAATAAAATTGGAGTTATTAATACTACTGGTAAAATAATTCTACCTATTGCATACGATAGAGTTGAATTTATAAAGGATGATACCTTTGTTGGTTGGAATAATACAGATTGCTTTTTAATTGATAATAATAATACTCATTTAAGTAAACCCTATTCTAATTTGGCTCCATTTGCTAACTTAATTAAAAGTTATTCTGGAGATCAGTTAGGTATAATTGATATAAATGGAAAAGAACTCATTACACCTAAATTTGATGATATTACCTTAACAGAGACTTCCATATTTATAACATCAAAAGGTAATTTTAAAGGGTTCTTAAATAGTAATTGTGAAGAACAGGTTACTCCAAATTATCAAAAAATTGATATTATAGAATCAAACCTTCTTATCGCAACAATTAAAGGTAGCCCTGCTTTAGATTATATAGTTATTGATTCAGTAGGAACAATCACATCTAAAAAAACATTTAACTCTTTAAAAGATTTCAAAAGGTTCCAAATTCAAAATATACTTAAGTATCAATGTTTGGAAGTAAAAAAGGGTAATTATAAAACGCCTCAATGGGTAGATGTTTTAAACGATTATTATCTCGTTGCTCCAACGGGAAAAGTACTTTTAAATGGCTTATCTTTCTTCTATATCAAAGAAAACAATTCTAAAAATATAGTTATAGGTAGACGAGAAGAAAAAGATGGTACACTTAATTATTATTTAATTGATCAGCAAAAAGGTACTATTCTATTCAAAGATCATTTTAAAGACATTGTTCTAGAGGATTTCTCACATAGTAATTGGGCTAGAATTAGTATTGATACTTTATGGGATAATCTAATTAATATAAATGGTGCTATAAAAAGACAAATTACAGACGAAGCAAATCAGTACTCAATAGAAACAATTGGTAATTTTTATGATAATGTAGCTTACTTTAAAAGTAAAGACGGGTTCTATGGTTTTATAGATGAAAATGCGGAAATAATTACGGCTCCTATTTATACATTAGCCTCTGACTTTAATAACGGGTATGCCATAGTTAAGAAATTTGACAAATTCGGTTTAGTTTATACTGATGGTACAATTCAGATTCCAATTGAATATGATGGTATTGGTTATAATAAAGGTGGCTGGTTAAAAATTAAAGAAGGAGAAGGCAGTATAGGTAAATGGGGAATAATTGATATTACTGGTAAAGAAATTATTCCTACTATCTATGATGAAATTCAAATTGATGCCACTGGTGCAAATATAAAATCAAAGGGTAGATGGGGACGTTATAGTAAAACTAATAAATGGAGTTTTACACCTAAATTAAATGTCAATATTTTAGAACCTTTTGAGAATGGTATTGCAAAGATCAAAAGAAAGCAAATTATAGATCCTATCGATAGAAAAACTATTACCGGCTATAAATATGTTGGATATATAAAAGAGGATGGCACTGTACTTATCCCTCCTGTTTATACTGATATTATTGGTTTTGAAAGAGCTTGGAAAGATAAAGAAGGATTGGCTCTAATTGAAAAAAGAAGTAGTTCTGGATTTGTAAACTATAATGGAGAGATTGCTTTAACTCCAGAATATATACAAAGTTCAGGTTTTCCAGAAGTTTGGACAATTCATAAAGGAATAGCAAAGGCAAGAACAATAGAGGGAAAACAAACTTTTATTGATTATAACGGTAAAGAAGTAATTCAACCAGAATTCGACTTTATTGCAGATAACTTTCAAGAAATTTGGATGGACAGCTCTGGAGTTGCTATTGCTGAACTCGATAATAAAAAAGGACTAATTGATTATGAAGGAAAAAGAGCTTGCCCCTTAATTTATGATCAATTATTTGCTGTAAATGACAAACAATTTGTTGCAAAAAAAGACAACAAATGGGGTTTAATCAATTACAAAGGTGATACACTTATTTCCTTTAAATACAATAATTCCGCCCCTATTCATCAAACTCAATATATTAAATTTATAAAAGATTCTACTGTTGTCTATTCTATTAATAAAGATGGCCAATGGAGTGTAAAGAATACTACTACTCCTTTAAACTCTAATAGGATAGAGAAGATGAATACAACTGAGTTTAAAAACTACAAGTTTCATTTTATTGGAAATAATTATGCAATCGTTTCTAAAAAAGGTGATTCAAAACTTCAAGGAGTTATTAATGAAAAAGGAAAAGTAATTGTAAAACTTAATTTCAAAAAAATAAAACCCTTTGAAAATGGCTTAGCAGTAGCTCAAAAAAATGGAAAGACTGCAAAAGATAGAAAATATGGGTTTATTGATAAAAGTGGTAAATGGGTTATAGCACCTACCTATAATATTGCAAAAAGTTTTAGTAATGAAATTGCTCCTGTTTGTATTAAAAATAAATGGGGATATATAAATCAAAAGGGTGAATTAATTATACCTATCCAATTTAATAGTGCTACTAGTTTTAAAGGTGATTATGCAACCGTTAATACATCATCTATTATAAACACTAAAGGTGAAATTTTAGGTAAACTTTCTGCTGGAGAGGAATTATTTATGAGTGATACTTCTGGATGCATTATTAAAGGAATTGGTTATATGCAGCACACTTCTCATTCTGGGGTAGCACTTTATTCTAAGAAATTTGATGAAGTTACACCTTTTAACTCTGCCGGTATTGCATTCGTAAAAACAGGTGAAGTTTGGGAGTTAACGAGAAAAATTAATGATTCTTCAATAAAAAAGAGATTTTCAAGGCTTCAAATGGAGATTTATTTAGAAAAATATGGTGCACATAGAAAAGTAGTTTCACTAACTGGAGATGTAGCTAAAGATCTAGAATTTGAGAAAGTAATTAATGGAACTTGGAGAATGATAGGCAAAGATGGTCAACCTCTAAATACTGTAAACTTTACAAGAGTCAGTCATAATCAAGAGGTATTCAATGTTACTATCTCTAATTTAGAACATATCATTAACGAGAAGAATAGCATTGTGAATGATAACTACTTTTTAGGAACATTAAAGGCCGCTAACGATAAAGTTATTTTATTCGAATCAGGAAATACTCTTTTAGTAGATTAG
- the typA gene encoding translational GTPase TypA has translation MSSIRNIAIIAHVDHGKTTLVDKMLHAAELFRDNQEAGELILDNNDLERERGITILSKNVSINYKGVKINIIDTPGHADFGGEVERVLKMADSVFLLVDAFEGPMPQTRFVLGKALSLGLKPIVVINKVDKPNCRPDEVHDQVFDLFFNLDATEEQLEFPTFYGSSKMGWMSDDWKNVTDSIVPLLDGIVDLVPEAPSPEGDPQLQITSLDFSSFVGRIAIGRLTRGTLTEGSFVGLAKADGSVKKVRIKELQTFEGLGRKKVSEVKAGDLCAIIGIDDFEIGDTVTTVENPDPLPRMAIEEPTMSMLFMINNSPFFGKEGKFVTSRHLRDRLYKETEKNLALRVEATDSEDRFIVYGRGILHLAVLIETMRREGYELQVGQPQVLYKEIDGVKNEPIESLVIDVPESVSGKAIELATQRKGELLIMEPKGDMQHLEFQIPSRGIIGLRNNILTATAGEAIMTHRFKEYAPFKGEIATKNNGAIISDQTGSPTAYSLDKLQDRGTFFVDPTEEIYEGQVVGEFNRPMDLRVNIVRGKKLTNMRASGSDDNSKITPKRIFSLEECMEYIREDELVEVTPQNIRMRKIKLR, from the coding sequence ATGAGTAGTATCCGTAATATCGCTATCATCGCTCACGTCGATCATGGCAAAACAACACTAGTAGATAAAATGCTACACGCGGCAGAATTGTTCCGCGACAATCAAGAAGCAGGAGAGTTGATTCTTGACAACAACGACCTTGAGCGTGAAAGAGGGATTACCATTCTTTCTAAAAACGTTTCTATTAACTACAAGGGAGTTAAAATCAACATCATCGATACTCCTGGTCACGCCGATTTCGGTGGTGAAGTTGAGCGTGTATTGAAAATGGCTGATAGTGTATTTCTTTTAGTAGATGCATTTGAAGGTCCAATGCCTCAAACACGTTTTGTTCTAGGTAAAGCATTATCGCTAGGTTTGAAGCCAATCGTGGTTATCAACAAAGTTGATAAGCCTAACTGTCGTCCTGACGAAGTACACGATCAAGTTTTTGATTTATTCTTCAACTTGGATGCTACTGAAGAGCAATTGGAATTCCCAACTTTCTACGGTTCATCTAAAATGGGTTGGATGAGTGACGACTGGAAAAACGTAACTGACTCTATCGTTCCTTTATTGGATGGTATTGTTGATTTAGTTCCTGAAGCACCATCTCCAGAAGGAGACCCTCAATTACAGATTACTTCTTTAGACTTTTCTAGTTTCGTTGGTCGTATTGCGATTGGACGTTTAACTAGAGGTACTCTAACAGAAGGTTCTTTCGTTGGTCTTGCAAAAGCTGACGGTTCTGTAAAGAAAGTACGTATCAAAGAACTTCAAACTTTTGAAGGTCTAGGTCGTAAAAAGGTATCAGAAGTTAAAGCTGGTGATCTTTGTGCAATTATTGGTATCGACGATTTTGAAATCGGTGATACAGTAACAACTGTAGAAAATCCAGATCCACTTCCTCGTATGGCTATCGAAGAGCCTACTATGAGTATGTTGTTTATGATTAACAACTCACCATTCTTTGGTAAAGAAGGTAAGTTTGTTACTTCAAGACACTTACGTGATCGTTTATACAAAGAAACTGAAAAGAACTTAGCTCTACGTGTAGAAGCTACTGATTCTGAAGACAGATTTATTGTATACGGTCGTGGTATTCTTCACTTGGCTGTATTGATCGAAACAATGCGTCGCGAAGGCTACGAATTACAAGTAGGTCAACCTCAAGTACTTTACAAAGAAATTGATGGAGTGAAAAACGAACCAATCGAATCATTGGTAATCGACGTTCCTGAATCTGTTTCTGGTAAAGCAATTGAATTAGCTACGCAGAGAAAAGGTGAATTATTAATCATGGAGCCTAAAGGCGATATGCAACACCTTGAATTCCAAATTCCTTCTCGTGGTATCATTGGTTTAAGAAATAATATCTTAACTGCAACTGCAGGTGAAGCTATTATGACTCACCGTTTTAAAGAGTATGCACCTTTCAAAGGAGAGATTGCTACTAAGAACAATGGTGCAATCATTTCTGACCAAACTGGTTCTCCAACTGCCTATTCTCTTGATAAACTTCAAGATAGAGGTACTTTCTTTGTTGATCCTACTGAGGAAATCTACGAAGGTCAAGTTGTTGGTGAATTCAACCGTCCAATGGATTTAAGAGTAAATATTGTTAGAGGTAAGAAATTGACAAACATGCGTGCGTCGGGTTCTGATGATAACTCTAAAATTACTCCTAAACGTATCTTCTCTTTAGAGGAGTGTATGGAATATATCCGTGAGGACGAATTAGTTGAGGTTACACCTCAAAACATTCGTATGCGTAAAATCAAGTTGAGATAA
- a CDS encoding DUF5675 family protein, which yields MKALLFRNQYQFAETLGKLTITDDSGIEVFSCDTLELPWKENKNRISCIPEGTYKAVFRDFGAYANRAFHIQQQNGNEVDGRTGILIHSGNFFTDTRGCILVGKGYADIELKTKRKHIKKDGILDILRSRKTMDELLNLCSEFEIEITSAHKKEIEILPIEEDLMLEIEEILLPLKVGDQAFVSVKSKLNLRKGPSTKESIIKTLEDKEEVTVKGLSNEWAEIQTIGLSGWVSDKYINREDNFGVVKVNSGHLNIRRNSNLSSEKLINGGLNNGEKVEIIEKKEDWLKVNCRYEIGYVYQDYLKK from the coding sequence ATGAAAGCTTTACTTTTTAGAAATCAATACCAATTCGCAGAAACTCTAGGTAAACTAACAATTACTGATGACAGTGGAATTGAAGTTTTTTCATGTGATACTTTAGAACTACCATGGAAGGAAAATAAAAATCGTATCTCTTGTATTCCTGAAGGTACTTATAAAGCAGTCTTTCGAGATTTTGGAGCCTATGCAAATAGAGCATTTCACATTCAGCAGCAAAATGGAAATGAGGTAGACGGAAGAACTGGTATATTAATTCATTCTGGGAACTTCTTTACAGACACAAGAGGATGTATACTTGTGGGTAAGGGTTATGCTGATATTGAACTGAAAACAAAGCGTAAACATATTAAGAAAGATGGCATTTTAGATATTCTAAGGTCTAGAAAGACAATGGATGAATTATTGAATCTATGTTCTGAATTTGAAATTGAAATAACTTCAGCTCACAAAAAAGAGATAGAGATATTACCAATTGAAGAGGATTTGATGCTAGAAATTGAAGAAATTTTATTACCATTAAAAGTTGGAGATCAAGCATTTGTAAGTGTAAAATCAAAATTAAATTTAAGAAAAGGCCCATCTACTAAAGAGAGTATAATTAAAACATTAGAAGATAAAGAAGAAGTGACAGTAAAAGGTCTATCTAATGAATGGGCAGAAATACAAACAATAGGATTATCTGGGTGGGTATCTGATAAGTATATTAATAGAGAAGATAATTTTGGAGTAGTAAAAGTAAATAGTGGACATTTGAATATTAGACGAAATTCCAATTTATCTTCTGAAAAATTGATTAATGGCGGTTTAAATAATGGTGAAAAGGTTGAAATTATAGAAAAAAAGGAAGATTGGCTTAAAGTGAATTGTAGATATGAAATTGGCTATGTTTATCAAGATTATTTAAAAAAGTAG
- a CDS encoding phosphatase PAP2 family protein: protein MEEIVINWAQNHSSIQSDVFLNFITHQTFTICFIILICFAVRLYFQQTSQNKINFIRLILVFGVSAIIGLLIKYSFFRLRPCYALTSVLQKTDGVTSSFPSGHTTLSFAIFFSCVYAKEKLAIILPLFLFSCLVGYSRIALGIHYPTDILAGITLSFIVTVLINKLLPSLLKNNILKKFIYE from the coding sequence ATGGAAGAAATTGTAATTAATTGGGCACAAAATCACAGTTCTATTCAAAGTGATGTATTTCTTAATTTCATTACACATCAAACCTTTACTATCTGTTTTATCATCCTAATCTGTTTTGCTGTAAGATTATATTTTCAGCAAACCTCTCAAAATAAAATCAATTTTATAAGGCTGATATTAGTTTTTGGGGTTTCAGCAATAATTGGATTATTAATAAAATATTCCTTTTTTAGATTAAGACCATGTTATGCATTAACATCAGTACTCCAAAAAACTGATGGAGTTACTTCCTCTTTTCCTTCTGGACACACCACATTATCTTTTGCCATTTTCTTTTCCTGCGTATATGCAAAGGAGAAATTAGCTATTATTTTACCCTTATTCTTATTTTCCTGTCTAGTTGGTTACTCTAGAATTGCCTTAGGTATTCATTACCCAACAGATATCCTAGCAGGAATTACACTTAGTTTTATAGTAACGGTACTCATAAATAAATTACTTCCTTCTTTATTAAAGAATAATATTTTAAAGAAATTTATATATGAATAA